The DNA window GCGCGATCCCCAGCCCGGCGACGACCATCGTTCCGGAGGCCAGCGGGGCCGCGATCTCGGGGACGGGGACGCCCGCGGAGTCGGCGTACTCTATCGTGTCCTCCATGTCCCGGAAGTCCTCGGAGGCCTGGAGCGCGAGCCCGAGACCGAGCGCGACCCGGCCGAGCCGCGAGAGCGAGTCGTTCGCGTCGTCGTCCGTGGCGTCTTCTGCCATACACGGCACTACCGCCCAGAGGTACAAAACTCTACAGCCGGCGCGGTCCCGGGCGTCCCGAGTGCTTCGAACGGGTCCACGACCGCGGGAGATCGAACGGACCTACGACCGCAGGAGGCTCCGCCCGTCGAACTCGGCGGTGTCCGCGTCGACCTCGAGCATCTCGAGCAGCGTCGGCGTCAGATCGAAGAGGTCGACGTCGTCGATCGCGACCCGGTCGTCGTCGGTGAACAGACACGCGTTCGAGAACTTGTGCATCCCGTTTCGGGGACCCTGGCTGAACACCGCCTCCTTGCGGCCGAAGCCGGACTTCAGGTCGAAGCCGTCCTCGGGGACGACGACCACGTCGGGCGCGATGTCGTCGGCCGGGCCGTCGAAGACGTCCTCTCCCCTGTGGATCTGCGCGCAGACGGGCGAGCCGTCGGGGCCGGACATCGACTCCAGGTCGTCGATCAGCCGGTCGCGGACCGCCTCGTACTCCTCGTCCGGCACCGCGCCGTCCGGCTCCCGCCCCTCGAGGTTGACGAAGAACCGACCGGGGATGAAGGAGAAGACCTCGGTGTCGGCGCTGATGTCGGCGAGCTCGTCGGGCTCGTCGCCGTCGTAGTCCAGGTAGCCGTTGCGGGCGAGCCACTCGTTACAGTTCACCTCGTGGACCAGCTCCGTGAACCCGTGGTCGGAGGCGATCACGAGCGAGACGTCCTCGGGGAGGTCGTCGTATATCCGGCCGACGTAGTCGTCGAGCGAGCGGTAGAACTCGAGGAAGGCGTCGGCGTCGTCCGTGTCGTTCGCGTAGTCGCCGAAGAGGAAGTGGTTCACTCGGTCGGTCGTCATGAACACGCCGAAAAAGAGGTCCCAGTCGTCCGCGGAGAGGTAGTGGTCGAAGACCTCGTAGCGCGCGTCGAGCGTGTCGTGGGCGTTCTCGAGGAACGCCGACTTGTCCTCGTCGTGGCCGAGTTTGGCGTCGACGTCGATGGCGTAGTCGTTCGCTTCGAGGACCGACCGGACCTCCGCGTCGCTCGCGGCGGCCTCGATCGAGGGCGAGAGGAAGCCGGAGACCATGCGCTGGACGTCGTCCTGCGGCGGGAACGTCACGGGGACGTTGAGCACGGTCGCGTCGCCGCCGTCCGCGGTCACCCGGTCCCAGAGGCGGGTCGCCCGCACGTGTTTGCCCATCGGGACGTACGTCTCGTTGGAGCCGACCTC is part of the Halorubrum aethiopicum genome and encodes:
- a CDS encoding alkaline phosphatase family protein, with the protein product MGLFDRLRGDDDPRVVFLGIDGVPYDLVADHPEVFENLHRIADEGAGGRISSIVPPESSACWPSLTTGVNPGKTGVYGFQDREVGSNETYVPMGKHVRATRLWDRVTADGGDATVLNVPVTFPPQDDVQRMVSGFLSPSIEAAASDAEVRSVLEANDYAIDVDAKLGHDEDKSAFLENAHDTLDARYEVFDHYLSADDWDLFFGVFMTTDRVNHFLFGDYANDTDDADAFLEFYRSLDDYVGRIYDDLPEDVSLVIASDHGFTELVHEVNCNEWLARNGYLDYDGDEPDELADISADTEVFSFIPGRFFVNLEGREPDGAVPDEEYEAVRDRLIDDLESMSGPDGSPVCAQIHRGEDVFDGPADDIAPDVVVVPEDGFDLKSGFGRKEAVFSQGPRNGMHKFSNACLFTDDDRVAIDDVDLFDLTPTLLEMLEVDADTAEFDGRSLLRS
- a CDS encoding DoxX family protein, with product MAEDATDDDANDSLSRLGRVALGLGLALQASEDFRDMEDTIEYADSAGVPVPEIAAPLASGTMVVAGLGIALWRLPRVATGAAATFLAVVTATMHDFWNADEDDRSGERLAFFGNLAMLGGVLVFLRRAYRSE